A region of the Channa argus isolate prfri chromosome 14, Channa argus male v1.0, whole genome shotgun sequence genome:
TTTGTGCAACAGTTATTGTTAGAAAATCAACTACAGAACATGAATGAACAACATGAATAAACCAGCTTCAAGGGGCTGTAAAACAGGGGCTGACTTACGCGATTCTCCACATtgaaacacatacatttaaatgaatgtgaatAGATTAGTGCAAAGACAACTAGctcctttaaaacaaagaaacaagtgAATAACAtatgtccaaacacacacacacactctccccagtaaaaactacaaaatgacGTACTTGCTGAAGTACGGGTCTCCTTCATGTCCAAAAAGCCCCAAACAAGTCACGGACATAACGCAGAGCTGTGCGGATGGAAACTTGCGGCGTAACCTTCAGCAACACTTAACCACTTAGTTGAGGGTCGGACAGTCATTTTGTGGACATGAGGGTCTTAATAGGTACGTACGTATTGTCAAGAAACCTATTTAGAAGTTTTACTGACAGTTCACCATGACATAACGCGTCCAGCAGCTAATAGCTAGCTGTCAGCTAACAAAGCTTTATAAATGGAGTTAATGTAGCAGCAAATCCAGAAAATTctaaatcactttaaaaaaaaaaacgtagttttatttttattcattgtttcattACTTTAGGTTTTGCACAAGATCCCTGTTTTGTAAGCATGTATCGTACGCATGCGCACAATAGtggcacacacatatatgctgGCAGCTGATCGCATAACCTCGCGTACACCTCCACAATCTAATTCAGTCCAATACAGCACCTCTGCCATGAGCCTTTATAAGATTAGGAAATGGTcctaaagttttggccccctACTAATAATGCTCTCCTAAACGactcactatgacctcaatataaacacataatagAATTAGTTTCGACCTAAACACTCATTTACAAGACTGTAGTCTTGTAAACATTGAATTTATTGCATTAGACTGTACAGGTGTGTATCGGGTTAATTATAATCAGGTGCAAGCATTTATGAGTGAAAATAAACCTTTCTGGGTTTATTGAAcactgcaaaatgtattttgttcacAACACAATTTACAATGTGCTTCATTGGATAACTAAAAGGTGTTGGATGTCTGAGCCAAATATCTAGTCTTATACATTTTAGGATGTCATTTTGCATTatagtagtttttctttttgtattgtgttatgttttgtgtaacattgtttggtttttgtctctgtattgtgtgtttgtgtctttgctgtTTCTTGGTGCtcattatgtgtctgtgttcattttgtgtcacttttCACCCTTTGGCTTCTCTGCagtacatatttgtgtgttttacgatttgtttttctgttcggCTGCTAAAGTATTAAATTGCTTtctatgaaatatttaaaaaatggtttagggcataattatattttctgtaacccacatttattgtaaatggtAAGTGATGGATTCTCTGTGACTCTTTTGTTGTTCTGTCTCTacattctctccttttttttttttgtaggaggGGGATCTGGCTTTGTGGGCCGTGAACTAACTCGCCTGCTCATTGAAAAGGGGCACAAGGTCACATTGATATCTCGCCAGCCTGGTCCTGGAAGGATAACTTGGGTATGATATCAGTGAAACTGTGAAGTTTCACTGAAAACAGGATCATGAACTGACTCTGAATGAATCACATTTAGTATTGATTAAAATAACCGTAGCTCTTCTACAGCTGCAGTTATACTTTGCTTTCCCTTTCAGCTACATTTCAGGTTAACGGTTATGCTCAGTTATGAACTGTAGTACATTTCTTCCTCTGTGCTCCTGCAGGATGAGTTGGAATCTCATGGCCTCCCGCCATGTGAAGGCGCTGTCAACTTGGCTGGAGAGAATCTCATGAACCCATTGCGATGGTGAGCAACTACTTAATAAGCTGGAGACTACAACTAAGAAATGTTCAACGATTAATCTGCAGATAATTTTCCTAGTGAATCCTAATTCTTGCCAaaagaaattgtgaaaaatatcCCTCAACACTAATTACATTAGTACACAGAGCGGAGGGGGTCATCACAATAGTGCTGTAAGTGACAAAGTATTTCCTCCTTCACCTCAGAAGCTGGAATCTGCCAAAATTGTTATGGAGAATTAGATATTGTTTGTGTTACACTAATGAACAAATAAACTGAACCTGAGTGACGACAACATAAATCTGCACTGCCTCATTATCTAATGGCGATCATAGCGTGGATTTCCCACTAAATTACACTAATGGCATATGAACTCTTGGCTAAAATTCAAATGAAGATAGTGGGCAATGACTGGGGAATTTCTGTCCAGAATAAGTAGGGACTGGTCGTCCCTGATGTGAGCTGGGTCTCTTCCTTCAAAGCcgtttcatttgttgtttcagGTGGAACGAAAGCTATAAAAAGGACCTGTTCTCCAGTCGCATCGACACTACAAAAACTCTGGCTCGAGCCATTGCTGCTTCTCCTAAACCTCCTCATTCCTGGGTGTTGGTCTCGGGTGTAGGCAAGTTTCTGTCACACAGAACCAGATTGTTAAAACGAATATAAATTTGAATGTTTGGTAAATAATATACACTGCATTGCATTGAACtgccactttttctttttcatccaaAGCTTGTTACAAGATGAGTCTCACAGCTCAATATACAGAGGATAGTGAATGGACACCATTTGACCTCTTCTCCAACCTTGTGAAGGAGTGGGAGGCTTCAGCACGTCTGCCTGACAATGTGGCAAAAACCACTAAGCAAGTCATCATCAGGTCTGGTATGTGCAAATTCCATATTTCACTACGTTACAATAGAccattttttcatttagagTTGGAAAGTCCAACATTAATGTCCAAAAATTTATATTATACTCTTAGAAAGCTGCACACAGTATGTTTGCATTAACAAAAGTGGCTGGTTCGTGATGTTTTACATCAAAGGACAATAAAGATGGAGAACttcagaagacaaaaaaaaaagttctatgGATGAGCAACGTACTCGTTGCTGTTTTGTCCCTCAACTTTTAAGCCTCACTTTCATGTCCCTCCTCTAACTTCCCTGTTTTTGCAGTTTCCATCAAATGAAACAATAGCGTGCTCATTTAATGCTAATGATTGCAATCAACATAACTTTGTACTGCATGAAACAAAATACAGGTACAGGTGTCTGAATCAAAACATGTACTTCACTTTACCGTATCTCGAAGAATTAGGGAatcattttgcatttctttccGCTACCAGGGATTGTGCTGGGCCGTCACGGTGGTGCCATGAAACAAATGCTACTGCCTTTCTGGCTCGGCCTCGGGGGCACTCTGGGGTCTGGGACACAGCCGTTCCCCTGGATTCACGTCTCGGACCTGGCAGGAATTATCGCTCATGGCCTGGAGCCTCCAGCTAACACCCTCTCCTCTTCACCACAAGTCTTTAACGGAGTCGCACCTGGATTGAATACCAACTATGAGTTCACTAAAGAACTGGGCCGGATTCTGAGACGGCCCACCATTTTTCCTGTACCAGTTTTCGTCCTGAATACCCTGATGGGCTCTGAGAGGGCTGTGGTCCTCACCCAGGGCCAGAAAGTCATACCAAAGAGAACTCTAGAAGCTGGATATCTGTACAAGTACCCAGACCTGACCTCAGCACTGAAGGAGATTGTCGAGAGCTATTAGACTTCATAAGAATGTgtgtaatttataaatatacacaatcatgtctatatatttactgtactaTATATGAGGACAATATGTACAGAAATAAGAACTGACCAAGAACTTGACATCTGTTAACTATGTGGGTTTCTTCTGGATTGTGTAAGTTAAAGTCCAGGATTacagcaaacattttataagGCTGGTGCACAATAAAGTTGGGTAAAGAGCAAGAATATGAGATTTTATTGAAGTAATTCTGTTACTAGTTTTCCAATGAGTCAGAATTTTACTATTCCCAATGAGGAAAGCACGGTACTATTTAACCAACAGCTGATGTGTCTTTAGACAACAGTCCTATCTCAGTGTGAGTTCATGCTTCCACTGTGTAAAGACGACGACTCTGGCTGAATCATCCCTCTGAATCACCGTCCTCCTCGACCTTCTGAAACATCGGCATTTGATCTCCCCAGTCACTACTCCGGGCACAGCGGTACACATCTCTGGTTAAAGAAAGGGATGGAAGTTTCAAACAAATAGAGTATTGCATAAAGGTTCCAcagcaaaattatttttacaaactaGATCACATTCATATGaggtttggctttttttctttttttaatcgaGTTAAACAATTTAGACcaatttaaaaccacaaacttgCGGGTTTTTTTCAGGATATTACTTGATTTTGTTAGAAAAAGTTCATGAACTACAATGTTTGTAGTGGTTGGCGCTGGTCTTGGCACTTGtacaaggaaaagaaaaaaaaatcaactcaaATCAAACCCACACATTCAAAACTAAAAGCTACTACAGATGGGTTTGACAGTGTGTGAGATGACTTTTACCTGCTTTGTTTTCGAGCCGTCACCACCACATGTTGTAGTTGTCCATCAGAGCAGCACATCCGACAGTGGACGTGTCTCGTTCTGCGTTGCACCGGAGCGATCAGCCTGGCCCAGTCCACACCTTCTGTTTCTGGCCCCGCTGGTTCTGTCCGAGTCAGAATCAAGTAGCTGAACTTCTCTCTCTGACGATCATTGTGCTGGGgaaatgcttatttttttaaatttaagctttattgtcattattgagTACATATGCAggttatttgtaatatttgttctGTGTTTAACTCCTCGCCCTGTAGAAAGCAGTGGGCAGTCACAGGGACCAGGGAGCTTCTGTCTCATTccaggacacacctggtgggtgaGCTGGTATGTGACGatgcagacttctgcatcccagtcTGATGGTATGGGAAATCGAATCTATTGAATCTATAAATGCTTTTTGGATCATGTATTCATGGAATGCTGAATGGTCCAGTTATTTCCAAAAGGCACAAATAAGCTGATGAAATAATTTCTGACTCTTGGGTAATAATACATGGCTGTAACCAGACGTGTAATCAAGTCCAATCTTACCCCAGGCAGAGGCAAAGGATGGTAAAGTTGCTGAAAGTTGCAGGGTATGACTGGCTCACGGCCAAGTTTAGGACACGTCAGCTCGTGTGGACACTGGAAAGAAGACGTAATAAAGCTGTGACACTGTCTAAAGAAACTATGTGGTGATATTTTAAACCCAGCTAGGACATAAACATACTGGAGCAAACACTGATGCTGGTCTGGAGTCATGGACAATCTTCTCTTGTTTctggagacagagaaacaaaaaccgTAGGCTGTTTCCATTAACTGCACCTATTTAAACTCCCACATGAGCATttggaattttttaaaatatatttatgtgtataaatacatttaataaagtgtCTCTGGCCTCCATAAGCATTTGATGACCTTCTTTTGTCCCATTTTCTACCAACACCTataacaaaagaagaaaaaaaaacaaagctctaGTGCAGTATGTTCACTAAAGATGCAAAGAAAATAGgatctcacacacactaactaTCCACAGacatattaattatcattatttcaACCCACCAGATATGAGCTTGTCTTCCTCCACAGCGTGAACACAGCATCTTCTCTGTCTTTCCCACTCGGAAGCTCCGACAGGGTGAAGGCTGCGACCACCAAGTCGAACTGCACCTGAGAGGAGAAACACTGCACCATCAGAGCTCCTTTATTTTCTACATCATCGACCTCATAAGTACTAAATCCCTGAACGCTAATCTAATTGTGAAAGACTTCgcacaattttaatttgtttcgcTGAAAGTGGGATCAAACCTTTATTTCTCATGATGAAGGTTTGAATTTCATTTCTCACTGTCAAGGAACTGAGGCAAACATAATTTATATAAGCTACcttgttttcaagttttttttaaaataaagaataaaacaacaatttaaaaaatttgttACAAATGTCAAAACTTAACCATGTCAGAGTGATCTGGTCCAAAAATGGTGATCACTGCatcatttttcaaaacacaactgaacttttttttttttttttaatcactgcaaTTGCTATTATCAAAAACAGtgtattaaaaacatgcaacgtTCTAATACTGACTGTAGAAAAATTACTAATGCACAATGCACACATTTTGTTGGCACTCAGGTTAATGCTAACTGAATTAAAACCAGACCGGATTTTACCTTTGGAGAGACAGGGAGGAACTGCCTAAAATAGACGTGTTTGATGTAAGGTTCAGCGCTTTCGTCATCACCTgctcaacaaaaaaacaaaaatgcttgtCTGAAGGTTGTCCGAGGGACTACTGgactacaagaaaaaaaaaaagtgtttgtgtgtgcaccttTGAGAAGTCGTTCTGCCAGAATGTTCATCGGTCCAGAGCTGTCCACACACACCATCTCTTTCAAAGTGTCACCCCAGCATGAGTGCGACGCCCTGCAGAAAAAACAGACGGAGATTGAATTCAGGGGTCTGGTAATTTAGACACAAACTCTATAAATAATacagcaattttttttagaCTAACCACACAACGGATCCCAGCCCTGAACCAAAATCCAGGAGAGACTGAGGGGCAAAAGAAGGATCCCGCTTCTTAATCTggtatagaaaaaaaatatcatttatGAGGGATAAAGGTAAAAGTTTAATCCCTGATCCTATGCTGATGTCATAATTCTCAGTAATCAGTAAACGTATGTTGTCATTTCCCATGTTTTACCAGTATACATGTAAAGATATGTTTTCAGTGATCCCTGGTACCATGTGAGTTAGTTTCTAATCCTCACGACTTGCTCATACCTCATTCAAAGCTCTCCTCACCGCTGCATAGCCCCCAGCCAGCCGAGCTGCCATGTATACCACACCTAATTCTTCATCATACCTGAAACACAGAGTGACCTGTAAATAAACTCAGCTAAATCTTAGGCTTAACTGGGAGAGATACCAGTAGAAAGCCCCGAAACGTCACTCCACCTCTGGTTTTGTGCAAAGGTTGATTTACAGACAGTGCAATATTCTTATGTATGGAAATTCTTAACTTTGAACGTGTCAGTATGATATCTTCTGTGTGATCTTAAAGCTCCAAAGGTGGCACAAATTTTAAGTTGCATAAATAAGACTTGCTAGTAAAAGATGCTCTTTTTATCCAATTGGAAATTTGTGAAATTCACAGAGGACTTTTCTGAATGCATTCATGCTTCAATAAAATCCCATACTTTTATGCAAAGTATTCTTATATGAAAAAGTGTGTAGATAAAAAGTGAGTGTTACTTCATTGGAGTCCAGTGATAGGTTGTTCTTCTAAGctctgaaaacacttttttcctgATGCGATCTTCCAGTGCTTGCTCATCTACATCTGCGATATAAaaggacatttatttttcagttcaactttaaaaaagaaatttcgTTAACGCCATTGAATTGAGTGACATTTGTgcatattttagaaaatgtcactATGTTATAATGTCTTTAAGTCCTGTTACAGATAAAATTACAAGTCATTTGCAGAAATGTGGCAGGAAATGTGAAATTTGGTATTGGAAATGTAGATTGTTTAGTTTATAGCCTCTAAGTCACTGTGTGGAAAGGTTTCTAGAGTAGCTTTTCAGACAGTGACAATGGCTTATGACCAGAGTGAAGAGTGTGACAGAGAGTGCAGAAGCTTTTTaaggacaaaaacaactgtGACTGTTTTTAGTATAGAACTAGACTATGATGTGACTGCTACCCCCTAGACAACGGTCTGCTAAAGAGGCTGAGGTTTTAGTTAACGTTACAAGTCTGTCAAGTCTTAGAGAAAGCCCTCAGGTTTTAGGGAGGTGTCTTTAACCAATGCTTAGGTTTTAAAGGTATCTAAGGTCTTAGTGGGTTAAACAGTTTGAAATTgatgagtaaataaaaaaaattactttagaTTAATTTCCATAGTTGCTgcattatataattatataatcaTTTGTAGATTTTTGCACTATGCCACTCACCTCCTCTTTTTGCCATCGCTTTCTCCCAAAGTTCTTTCTCCAAGCTCACAGCTTTCTGCCTCAGAGTCACATCCTCAACTGGCCGTTTCCTGCTCCACAGGATGTTTGTGAGGCTGCGAATGCGGTCAGTCAGTCGAGCCACCTGAGCTCCTAGACGTGGAAGGATTCAAAACACAGCatttatagaaatgtattttgggACCAGTGAAGCTAGTATATCAGTGCATAGTTCTAATCAGAAGTAAACTTACTGTGAATAATAGATTGTGCAGCCATCTGGAGTTCCTCAGGTAGGTGCAGTGTTTTCAGGTTCGTCACACCTGGGTGCTTCTTGTGTGGTTCTCCTTTAAGGAAATCTGCCTGTGAATGTGGGTGTGTGGCTACACTCATTCCCTGAGGATGACAGATACAATTGAATGTCTCCTTTATCACCTCTTTAAACAGTAGctaaacagttttaaagtaATGGACAATTTTAAACCTAACAATCTCTCATTATAGCAATGAATTTTTGGACGTATTATCTAAAAGATTTTTCACTTTACATTCTTAAAATCATAATACTCTTGTTCACACATATAATAATTCAACTTGTATGTATATGAAATATCCAATTCTAGAACTGTACGCAAACAGTACCAACAGATTTCAAACACCAAAAACCTTATCACGAGAATTGTGCCTGTTGTAGTTGGTAAGTAACTTAACGCTGCTCATACATTTTCACAAGTTATTAATACAGAAATTTCCtggtagtaaaaaaaaagaaaatgtacacaAATAACGTTACACACAGTCTATGGAAAGCAATGATTTTGCAGGTCATTAACATTTTggcacaaaatagaaaaatctaTGAACAATGATGACACGGCTAGCACACAAATGAAGAAAGATGacaagaaataaatatgaacatttgCTGTTCATCTTTATTGTGAACACACAAATCAGTTGAactgttttctgtctgacctCCGAGATACAGAAGTTCCGTAGCAATGACACCTACCGACAGTACTCACCCTAAACAGCATCCTCACGACAGCCGCCCCCTGACAGAGGACACCGGCGCCGTAGCTCCGTGAAGCCATTTCTTTGGATTTTGAAATTTATTGTGTTAACTTAAAACATTGAACGAAACGGAGCACGTTAGACATTCATCCATCCTTCTGCAAAATAATTCCGACCCTCGAGTAAAGCGGAACGTTTGATTTCAATGTTTTGTTCCCATTCATAGTTGACAAAAGAGTGCTCactctgtttttttatattgcttTTTCTTCACTGCAATTCAATGAATAATATACTTTgaactccactacatttctgtGACAAGTTGTCCTAGTTAGCAGATGTGAGTTATTAACACAAATCCTAATTTATAAGGCTTTACCACCTGCATATTTACGTGTTATTACTTTGTTATACTTCACAAAGATGGTTGTTGGTAACAGAGATCGTAGGCtcttatttgtcatttgtagAAAATTGTATTTGCgatatatttcatgttttaaagtTCGTTTGTAGTGTGCAGCACACATGTTAAAGGAGGTCACAATTTATAATTcttatttctaaaaatgttcgTGTGTGTGGATTCTTTTCAGTTAATCGAAGAAAATCTGAATGGGAGAAATTAAATCAACATTAGGGAATGAAATTCTCAGAAATGTTAGGAGCCATTCACTCCTTAAATCAGtacattaaacatattttagaaGACATGACCATTTAAAAAACGGGTATGTTACTTCTTCTTGGCTAAAGTGAAGTACGCTTGCGTCAAGGTTACGCTGCGTTTTGTTTTAATCACGGAGTGATCCATCTTCACGATAAACGATCTCTGGTTGTACCGGCCAGGAAACGGCGGTGTAGTTAGGAGGTTTTCCCGCTGTTGTCACTGTTGTCCAATAGTTACCGCAACTACCTTATTGTTTTTCCCTTAAACCACCATGAGGCGAACAAGGGGTTcgggaaaaaaaagtcagaatgcaacagaaagtaacaaagtacCGTCCAAAACAGGTTGGTTTAATGCTGGAACGTGGAAATGataagctaacgttagcttactTTACGTTAACGTAGAATTGGGAAGAGGacgacagagacagaaaaagtcaTATGATTGAATGTGTAGCTAACATTATTTTTGCTTCATACTGGCTTTAATCTTGTTAAATGAGTTTCTAGGGAACGACTAACTTTCTGCTTCGTTTGATAGTTTCACTGCTGCCCCTCTTTATTAATACACGCCAAGTTGTAACGTTACTTTATTCACAGCCAGATTGCTAACTAAGGTAAGTAACTGCAAAGTAAAAGTACCTCAACGCAACACTCTAATAAACATGCGAGTTCGCCTAAGAAGGTAAATATAGAAGTACCCGTTTCAATTCTACATGCTTTAAACTTCAGATGGTTTCCTAATATTTTTTGGAACTGTGCATCTTTCAGTCTGCTGTGACATTTTAGGAgcgctgttttttttttgtttttttttgggatcTCTACCTAAGAGTTCATCATCTCAATCATAAAAATCACAATCTTACAGACACCACAACCAAAGACAAGTCAGACTGAACTAATATGTTAGAATTATGAACAATGAATTTCGCAAGTAGAgttatttggtgtgtgtgtgtgtgtgtgtgtatatatacacacacacacacacacacacactgttttggGTTTCATTCACAGAGCTGCTGAACTGTGGAACACTCACAGTAACACTGAACAAGGCAAACATGAAAAAGCCTACTTACAACAGCACCACTACTGAAAAACAATCCTGGGGGGAAAAGTGAAAAGCTTATTTGAATGTGTCATATTCCTTCTACTCAATTTGACCCTTTATGTAATATCAATGAAAACAAGCCAATTGGGTGCTGCACATCACTgaagtgaaacattttaaaaggagaaaatgggTATTGTGAACTCACCTCACATTTGTGCTATAAACTGGAAAGGAACTtaaagttatatatatatatatatatatatatatatatatatatatatatatatatatatatatatgacaacCTTTTACCTAATAGAAATATGGGCCATAAATCAGTAATTTGGTGTTAAAAATGCAGGATATTAACAAATGCCAGTTACAAATCTTGACATGTAAGTAAACAGAATGTTAAATCCTGTAGTGATAGACAGCCCcactctctgtgtgtgatcAGTGTGGCAGTGGAAGGGGAATGAGGGGCAGTGGGAACCATATCCTCCTTCAGCCTGTACCTTGTTGGACTCAGCAGTGTCTGCAGGGAAAACGTCTGTCACTCTGACCTTTGGCTCTGGGACACCCTATGACGTCGACCTGAAGAAAATGTTCCAGATAAACCCTGTCACAAAGTATAAGAGGAAGATTCGCTGTCAGATAGTAAAACCaggtgtgtgttactgtgtgtgttgtgctatGTCGGCTGCTATTTTGTCCTATAGACTGCTTGGATTTTTGCTATTGTGTgttagtttgtattttaatacTGACGCCATGTTAATTTCTATTTAGGTCCTTTTAATCACCATATCCAAACATGTCAGAGGGCTACAAAAGCAGTTCAATTTCCTAATAATATATTTGTACATAGTACTATTACAacaacttttgcttttttatatgTTCCAtggtttaattattttgtttgatttactcGATGTTCTGTTAAGTgttcaacaaatacaaaatattaagaGCTTATTAGTATTTTCTGTATTGATAAATATACAACTTACTGACAccattaaaattgtatttctgttctcttcttgtgtttagAAAGTTTAAGTGATGCAGACAACTCAGATGCTCACAATGAACGGCCAGTTCAAGTTAAAGAGGAAGACGAGGAGCCGGAAGAGAAACCTGCAGctaagaggaggagaggaaaaagcaGGAGTCAGACGAAGACAGAAGAAATACccaaagaagaaataaaaaatgaaggtAAATTGGGTCTAATTTTTCTCTGCATGTGATAACACTGGAAGAGaagtaggatttttttttttttagatatagAAACAGGTCTTAGTTGCTCTTAAAAATACCACTTTATTGAGGTTATCAGAACTTTACATGTGCGTAATGTTAGATGCAAGGTTTTCctattaatgttttgtttttgcatggtGGACAGAATCTGTGAAGATAGTGGTCATGAAGGGCAAAGCTCCGGTGGACAATGAATGCAAAGCCAAACTTGGAAAGGTATCATTTCCATGTTGATATGAAACTTATGTATTGTTTGTCATTTAACACCTGTTAGAAGATTTATGCAATTCCTCAGTTtcatttcatatatatttaatttggcTGAACAAACAAAGTAGCTTCAGAATGTCATGTTGAGCTCTACACAATTAGTAGTTTCATCTTTATCTTGtaatttccttgtttttttcatctttgtaaCATCAGGTACAGTAATCTTCATCCATATAGCTAATTGTTCCATCTCTCCCTTAGGCTCATGTTCACTGTGAAGGAAAAGATGTTTATGATGTTATGTTAAACCAGgtaataatgttaatgttttattacaagTTTGCATGAAATGCATTAAATTTTAaactaatgttaaaatgttaggGAGGCTTTTTCTTACACTCGAAGCTTAAAGAAAATTTTTACATTAAGAAGTGCTGACTGAGTAAAATAGTAATTCCGAATAGTAAACgatatttgtatattatttgatATTCACACTGCAAAGTATATGTGTCAAATGGGATTTTTCTTATATGTAGCCCAGACTGAATACTAAAAACTAAATTGCAGGAAAGCCTTTAAAAATATCCAATAGattgcattttctttcatttaatttaatttttaacctAGTACCAAACACTTTCTGTCTTATTTGCAGACAAATCTTcagtttaacaacaacaaatactacCTGATCCAGCTGCTGGAAGATGACAGCTCCAAGGTTTACAGCGTGTGGATGAGATGGGGCAGAGGTTCTTGTTCTTTGTGTATTTGACATATGAAAATCTCTGTATTTACACAGTAAATTACAAAAGCAGCTCCTTTCTAAGACACAAACTGACCAAAGACACTACTCAATTTAGTGATTCTATTGTTTATCTTGTTTTGTCAGTGGGCAAAGTGGGTCAAAACAGCCTTGTAGCCTGTGGTGGAGACCTGTTAAAAGCCAAAGATATCTTCAAGAAAAAGTGAGATTATCCATTTGAATATAAATCCGAGATGTCTCAAATGGAAGTAgattaatgacatttttggCCACAGATTCTTTGACAAGACCAAGAAT
Encoded here:
- the sdr39u1 gene encoding epimerase family protein SDR39U1; amino-acid sequence: MRVLIGGGSGFVGRELTRLLIEKGHKVTLISRQPGPGRITWDELESHGLPPCEGAVNLAGENLMNPLRWWNESYKKDLFSSRIDTTKTLARAIAASPKPPHSWVLVSGVACYKMSLTAQYTEDSEWTPFDLFSNLVKEWEASARLPDNVAKTTKQVIIRSGIVLGRHGGAMKQMLLPFWLGLGGTLGSGTQPFPWIHVSDLAGIIAHGLEPPANTLSSSPQVFNGVAPGLNTNYEFTKELGRILRRPTIFPVPVFVLNTLMGSERAVVLTQGQKVIPKRTLEAGYLYKYPDLTSALKEIVESY
- the mettl17 gene encoding ribosome assembly protein METTL17, mitochondrial isoform X1, with translation MASRSYGAGVLCQGAAVVRMLFRGMSVATHPHSQADFLKGEPHKKHPGVTNLKTLHLPEELQMAAQSIIHRAQVARLTDRIRSLTNILWSRKRPVEDVTLRQKAVSLEKELWEKAMAKRGDVDEQALEDRIRKKVFSELRRTTYHWTPMKYDEELGVVYMAARLAGGYAAVRRALNEIKKRDPSFAPQSLLDFGSGLGSVVWASHSCWGDTLKEMVCVDSSGPMNILAERLLKGDDESAEPYIKHVYFRQFLPVSPKVQFDLVVAAFTLSELPSGKDREDAVFTLWRKTSSYLVLVENGTKEGHQMLMEARDTLLNKQEKIVHDSRPASVFAPCPHELTCPKLGREPVIPCNFQQLYHPLPLPGHNDRQREKFSYLILTRTEPAGPETEGVDWARLIAPVQRRTRHVHCRMCCSDGQLQHVVVTARKQSRDVYRCARSSDWGDQMPMFQKVEEDGDSEG
- the mettl17 gene encoding ribosome assembly protein METTL17, mitochondrial isoform X2 codes for the protein MSVATHPHSQADFLKGEPHKKHPGVTNLKTLHLPEELQMAAQSIIHRAQVARLTDRIRSLTNILWSRKRPVEDVTLRQKAVSLEKELWEKAMAKRGDVDEQALEDRIRKKVFSELRRTTYHWTPMKYDEELGVVYMAARLAGGYAAVRRALNEIKKRDPSFAPQSLLDFGSGLGSVVWASHSCWGDTLKEMVCVDSSGPMNILAERLLKGDDESAEPYIKHVYFRQFLPVSPKVQFDLVVAAFTLSELPSGKDREDAVFTLWRKTSSYLVLVENGTKEGHQMLMEARDTLLNKQEKIVHDSRPASVFAPCPHELTCPKLGREPVIPCNFQQLYHPLPLPGHNDRQREKFSYLILTRTEPAGPETEGVDWARLIAPVQRRTRHVHCRMCCSDGQLQHVVVTARKQSRDVYRCARSSDWGDQMPMFQKVEEDGDSEG